One Eurosta solidaginis isolate ZX-2024a chromosome 5, ASM4086904v1, whole genome shotgun sequence DNA segment encodes these proteins:
- the LOC137233968 gene encoding uncharacterized protein isoform X6, with product MEYPNIRFGEEHLCRLCGKMQTDVIPLCSEDVTLIKYTLGYLNIKFIDNDMLPKWLCATCQRHAESTNKFLIMVEEGQRNLIAQIQDANEECEYTITEISDDKEFIKLETDYLHSPLNSKENLLNNDIFEIREIAEDATNAKTSATVLNTVYIETEGSETIASTMVEKKMSDTVSYCIQTEDYVMNTPTLVENTPHDNPDLDANDTDSQIGAHTEDNSLTSKKNN from the exons ATGGAGTATCCTAATATTAGATTTGGAGAGGAGCATCTTTGCCGACTGTGTGGGAAAATGCAAACGGATGTAATACCACTTTGCAGCGAAGATGTCACGTTGATTAAGTACACATTGGGTTACCTTAATATTAAG TTTATTGATAATGATATGTTGCCGAAATGGCTATGCGCTACCTGCCAACGGCATGCTGAATCAACTAACAAATTTTTAATAATGGTAGAGGAAGGGCAACGTAATTTGATTGCACAAATTCAAGACGCCAATGAAGAGTGTGAATATACAATAACAGAAATTTCGGATGACAAAGAATTTATAAAGCTTGAAACCGATTATTTACATAGTCctttaaattcaaaagaaaatctACTGAATAATGATATTTTTGAAATTAGAGAAATTGCGGAAGACgctacaaatgcaaaaacatctGCTACTGTGTTGAATACGGTATATATTGAGACAGAAGGCTCTGAAACGATCGCTTCGACAATGGTCGAGAAAAAGATGTCTGATACCGTTTCCTATTGTATTCAAACAGAAGATTATGTTATGAACACTCCTACGTTAGTCGAGAATACGCCGCATGACAATCCGGATTTAGATGCTAACGATACGGATTCTCAGATAGGTGCACATACCGAGGACAATTCTTTGACATCTAAG
- the LOC137233968 gene encoding uncharacterized protein isoform X5: MEYPNIRFGEEHLCRLCGKMQTDVIPLCSEDVTLIKYTLGYLNIKFIDNDMLPKWLCATCQRHAESTNKFLIMVEEGQRNLIAQIQDANEECEYTITEISDDKEFIKLETDYLHSPLNSKENLLNNDIFEIREIAEDATNAKTSATVLNTVYIETEGSETIASTMVEKKMSDTVSYCIQTEDYVMNTPTLVENTPHDNPDLDANDTDSQIGAHTEDNSLTSKNPN; this comes from the exons ATGGAGTATCCTAATATTAGATTTGGAGAGGAGCATCTTTGCCGACTGTGTGGGAAAATGCAAACGGATGTAATACCACTTTGCAGCGAAGATGTCACGTTGATTAAGTACACATTGGGTTACCTTAATATTAAG TTTATTGATAATGATATGTTGCCGAAATGGCTATGCGCTACCTGCCAACGGCATGCTGAATCAACTAACAAATTTTTAATAATGGTAGAGGAAGGGCAACGTAATTTGATTGCACAAATTCAAGACGCCAATGAAGAGTGTGAATATACAATAACAGAAATTTCGGATGACAAAGAATTTATAAAGCTTGAAACCGATTATTTACATAGTCctttaaattcaaaagaaaatctACTGAATAATGATATTTTTGAAATTAGAGAAATTGCGGAAGACgctacaaatgcaaaaacatctGCTACTGTGTTGAATACGGTATATATTGAGACAGAAGGCTCTGAAACGATCGCTTCGACAATGGTCGAGAAAAAGATGTCTGATACCGTTTCCTATTGTATTCAAACAGAAGATTATGTTATGAACACTCCTACGTTAGTCGAGAATACGCCGCATGACAATCCGGATTTAGATGCTAACGATACGGATTCTCAGATAGGTGCACATACCGAGGACAATTCTTTGACATCTAAG